In Schistosoma mansoni, WGS project CABG00000000 data, supercontig 0041, strain Puerto Rico, whole genome shotgun sequence, a single window of DNA contains:
- a CDS encoding XP_018646054.1: MRRLMAAESETVKPLLISGTSAFNVIHYAYQSYGKRLNAQDVFNMRHKVFSQVNLPGEQCAYLYY; the protein is encoded by the coding sequence atgcgCCGATTAATGGCGGCGGAATCGGAAACAGTGAAGCCACTGTtgatatctggaacatcagcattcaatgttaTACACTACGCGTACCAATCCTATGGGAAACGTCTTAATgctcaagatgttttcaatatgcgtcacaaagtgttctcacaggTCAACCTTCCTGGTGagcaatgtgcatatttatactattaa